In Treponema vincentii, a single window of DNA contains:
- a CDS encoding GNAT family N-acetyltransferase, whose protein sequence is MYIKKLIGTQCYLAPLNIEDAEQYAVWLNDMEVTENLQLISSIIPVDGERELLKKLAQDHNYGIIDKKTNELIGNVGFIDINHLHRTAEIGIFIGNKGYWGKGYGREALSLLLDYAFKKLNLHNILLRVYDFNRRAVACYEKVGFKKIGEIRDGLTRNMEYHNIILMDILPADFYEANPQYKVEK, encoded by the coding sequence ATGTACATAAAAAAATTGATAGGCACCCAATGCTATCTTGCGCCGCTCAATATTGAAGATGCCGAACAGTATGCCGTTTGGCTCAACGATATGGAAGTGACCGAAAATCTGCAATTAATTTCGTCGATTATTCCTGTCGATGGAGAAAGAGAGCTTCTAAAAAAGCTCGCTCAAGATCACAATTACGGTATCATCGACAAAAAGACTAATGAACTGATTGGCAATGTAGGCTTTATCGACATCAATCACCTTCACCGGACGGCGGAAATCGGTATCTTCATCGGCAATAAGGGCTATTGGGGTAAGGGATACGGGCGAGAAGCGCTGTCGCTGCTGCTGGATTACGCTTTTAAAAAGCTCAACTTGCATAATATTCTATTACGAGTGTATGACTTTAATCGGCGTGCCGTTGCCTGCTACGAAAAAGTCGGCTTTAAAAAAATCGGAGAAATCCGCGACGGTTTAACCCGAAATATGGAATATCACAATATCATCCTGATGGATATTCTACCTGCAGATTTTTACGAAGCAAATCCGCAGTATAAAGTTGAAAAATAA
- the serS gene encoding serine--tRNA ligase has translation MLDYRFIKNNLEAVKQNIINRAMHADAEAAVRLFDERTEMVTALQGLQAKRNENSLAMKKAKDAAERNALIETGKAIKAEIAAAEAALKEKEAALDAAMMQIPNMAHPDAPIGKEDTENCEVKRVGTVPQFDFEPKDHVQLAEALDLIDFDAATKVSGVKFYYLKNEAVFLEQALVLYGLNILRKHGFTPFITPDVAKEEILRGIGFNPRGSESNVYTIEDEGTCLVATAEITLGGYHADEILEKAKLPLMYCGLSHCFRREAGAAGQFSKGLYRVHQFTKLEMFVYCTPEESDAIHEKLRLIEEEIFTGLGIAFRVVDTCTGDLGAPAYRKWDLEAWMPGRNGGEWGEVTSTSNCTDYQARRLNVRFKDDDGKNKYVHMLNGTAIAVSRALVAIIENYQQKDGSIKIPEVLVPYCGFDVIKKR, from the coding sequence ATGCTTGACTATCGATTTATCAAAAATAATTTGGAAGCGGTTAAACAAAATATTATTAACCGTGCGATGCATGCCGATGCGGAAGCTGCCGTCCGCCTCTTTGACGAGCGAACTGAGATGGTAACTGCGTTGCAAGGGCTTCAGGCAAAACGAAATGAAAACTCCCTTGCAATGAAAAAGGCAAAGGACGCCGCAGAACGAAATGCGCTTATCGAAACGGGTAAGGCGATCAAGGCTGAAATTGCAGCTGCCGAAGCAGCATTAAAAGAAAAGGAAGCGGCGCTTGATGCGGCCATGATGCAGATTCCGAATATGGCGCACCCTGATGCTCCGATCGGCAAAGAAGATACGGAGAACTGCGAAGTAAAGCGAGTTGGTACCGTTCCTCAGTTCGATTTTGAGCCTAAGGATCACGTACAACTGGCGGAAGCGCTCGACTTAATCGACTTTGATGCTGCGACAAAGGTCTCCGGTGTAAAGTTTTACTACCTCAAAAATGAAGCAGTGTTTTTGGAACAGGCGCTGGTACTGTATGGCCTGAATATTTTGCGCAAGCACGGATTTACCCCGTTTATTACCCCGGATGTCGCAAAAGAAGAAATTCTCCGCGGTATCGGTTTTAATCCGCGCGGAAGCGAATCGAATGTCTATACTATAGAAGACGAAGGTACCTGCCTTGTCGCCACGGCGGAAATTACGCTTGGTGGCTATCATGCGGACGAAATACTCGAAAAAGCAAAGCTCCCGTTGATGTATTGCGGACTTTCGCACTGTTTTCGGCGCGAGGCTGGAGCTGCGGGGCAGTTCTCCAAGGGATTATACCGCGTACACCAATTTACCAAGCTGGAGATGTTCGTATACTGCACCCCCGAAGAATCGGATGCCATTCACGAAAAACTCCGTCTTATCGAAGAAGAAATCTTTACCGGTTTAGGCATTGCGTTCCGCGTTGTCGACACCTGTACCGGAGACCTCGGCGCTCCCGCCTATCGTAAATGGGATTTGGAAGCATGGATGCCCGGGCGCAACGGCGGGGAATGGGGAGAAGTTACCTCTACCTCAAACTGTACCGACTATCAGGCGCGCCGCCTCAATGTACGGTTTAAAGACGATGACGGAAAAAATAAATATGTGCATATGCTGAACGGTACGGCGATTGCCGTGTCCCGTGCGCTTGTCGCCATCATAGAAAATTATCAGCAGAAGGATGGCAGTATCAAAATTCCCGAAGTACTGGTGCCCTATTGCGGATTTGACGTCATCAAAAAGAGATAG
- the secG gene encoding preprotein translocase subunit SecG — protein sequence MSGVSIALLVFFIIVAFLIVGLVLLQNEEGDSLGGLFSGGSNSAFGSRSGNILTRATYTLITLFFVVTFFLAWLNKSPGDSGLQQDAQIQQAETATEWWKEKDSDSGKTDTTENTETDPRSSEEAAANNTSH from the coding sequence ATGAGCGGAGTGAGCATTGCATTATTGGTATTTTTCATTATAGTTGCTTTTTTAATTGTGGGGTTGGTATTATTACAGAATGAAGAAGGAGACAGCTTAGGCGGTCTTTTTTCGGGTGGATCGAATTCCGCATTCGGCTCACGTTCCGGCAACATTCTGACAAGGGCAACGTATACCCTGATAACACTTTTCTTTGTCGTTACCTTTTTCCTTGCATGGCTGAACAAAAGTCCCGGCGATTCCGGCTTGCAGCAAGACGCTCAAATACAGCAGGCGGAAACAGCAACGGAATGGTGGAAAGAGAAAGATTCCGATTCCGGCAAAACCGATACTACGGAAAATACCGAAACCGATCCTCGATCTTCCGAAGAGGCGGCAGCTAATAATACGTCTCATTAA
- a CDS encoding diguanylate cyclase, whose translation MKYFITFVSTLFLMAGLVFCADITPLSFYTEPVLFPFNEVVGIAEDSHDCLYFATRSGLIKYNGITSEKYEHLPFDNTTIRSSQIQTAYMDADDILWLGTYNGLERFDIKNGTITHFPVSDDVITAVFRDSKRHLWIGTINGLYFCRDGGCKNFTPFNNHQYNSFIGNNTIRSISEDSRGVIYASTYDGVWQYNETERSFEPCSLIPEGCPGKNGVVYHFIEDISGVYWLSVWGVGLIRIVPDKNKYEIYSLPDARIYTLYNNFITDDYIAVGTWGGGLYVINKKTKEVTPYKANQNLAGALTNNVVYSLFINKYNMLFVGTADALNIADLSRLSGDIAVPLYDEGAASQKKLSHLDDTISCLASSTNYIWAASNNILVRYDLDQLEPEEFPFIVSKDQVNGVIIYSISVISDTEAWIGTNKGLYFFDSNTASFTPISLYNGRISDTSSFLVRSVYQDADDTLWIGTYGAGLVHFSPIKGILSQYRHSDVPRSLSNDIIFFTNRDSRGTLWVGTNRGLCRYVSETDDFISYLYDVNKPTGISANRIDSFCEDSRGFLWFGTNDGGICRFDPKTELFHTYTKSIGLSSNRIIGITDADDGFLWITALKYLNLFDIAHETAQAYNITNIRRYGYFSCAPIALKDKGLFFFGTDKGILKISQEKLYAFRLQFAPIKIRALTADGQSINLYTRKQSITFSYKTKDIKISFAAPYFSQHKKPIAAYKLVGFDKDWVVASDRDFVRYTNLSPGSYTFLVKNVAEGQDAVHDSISFTIRQSFLISPVMIWFYIVVVSVIVFLAYKIHKLYWLQRYTDLLEEKQLVLIQDNFTLKELSLLDHLTGIGNRRYIDMLGLKIWQMAIEHNVPIAVMMFDIDFFKNYNDRFGHQAGDELLRLIGADLKKRIRTETDLIGRYGGEEFLIVMYNLPPEKAIHIAEGIRKTIETMHGRYATEMVGQATISIGVFAGKPTEKDTFEQMIHKADCALYRAKQTGRNKVVFYDTTMDQITDCN comes from the coding sequence ATGAAATATTTTATTACATTCGTTAGCACACTTTTTTTAATGGCCGGTTTAGTATTCTGTGCGGATATAACACCACTCTCATTCTATACCGAACCGGTGCTATTCCCCTTTAACGAAGTTGTCGGCATTGCAGAAGACAGCCATGATTGTCTGTACTTTGCTACCCGTTCTGGTCTTATTAAGTATAACGGGATTACGTCCGAAAAATATGAACACCTGCCTTTTGATAATACTACGATCCGTTCAAGTCAGATTCAGACAGCCTATATGGACGCCGATGACATACTTTGGCTTGGCACATACAACGGATTAGAGCGTTTCGATATTAAAAATGGAACAATCACCCATTTTCCTGTCAGCGATGATGTGATTACAGCGGTTTTTCGCGATTCAAAGCGGCACTTATGGATAGGGACAATTAATGGATTATATTTTTGCCGCGATGGAGGCTGTAAGAACTTTACCCCTTTCAATAACCATCAATATAACTCTTTTATCGGGAACAACACCATCAGATCAATCAGCGAGGACTCTCGCGGTGTCATTTACGCCTCAACGTATGACGGGGTGTGGCAATACAATGAAACAGAGAGGTCTTTTGAGCCGTGCAGCCTCATACCTGAGGGATGTCCCGGAAAAAACGGTGTTGTTTACCATTTTATCGAAGACATCAGCGGCGTATATTGGCTTTCCGTTTGGGGAGTTGGACTTATCCGTATTGTACCGGACAAAAATAAATATGAAATCTATTCGCTACCGGATGCGCGAATATATACACTCTATAATAATTTTATTACCGACGATTACATTGCGGTAGGTACGTGGGGCGGCGGTCTGTACGTCATCAATAAAAAGACAAAAGAAGTAACCCCATATAAAGCTAATCAGAACCTGGCGGGGGCTCTGACCAATAATGTCGTATATTCACTTTTTATAAACAAATACAATATGCTCTTTGTCGGGACCGCTGATGCGCTCAATATAGCGGATTTGAGCCGCCTTTCAGGCGATATTGCCGTACCGCTCTATGACGAAGGTGCTGCAAGTCAAAAAAAGTTATCGCATCTTGACGATACAATCTCTTGTTTAGCATCCAGTACGAACTATATTTGGGCGGCTTCCAATAACATCCTTGTTCGATACGACCTTGATCAGTTGGAACCGGAAGAGTTCCCGTTCATAGTGAGTAAAGATCAAGTAAACGGTGTGATTATTTATTCTATCAGTGTTATCAGCGATACGGAAGCTTGGATAGGTACTAATAAAGGCCTGTACTTCTTTGATTCAAATACGGCTTCATTTACGCCGATTTCTTTATATAACGGCAGAATATCCGATACTTCAAGTTTTTTGGTGCGTTCTGTTTATCAAGACGCTGATGATACGCTCTGGATCGGTACGTACGGTGCGGGGCTTGTCCATTTTTCACCCATAAAGGGAATACTTTCACAATACCGTCATTCAGACGTTCCCCGTTCGTTAAGTAACGATATTATCTTTTTTACCAATCGAGACAGTCGCGGTACACTGTGGGTAGGTACAAATAGAGGTCTTTGTCGATATGTATCGGAGACAGACGATTTTATTTCGTACCTGTACGACGTAAATAAGCCTACGGGAATTTCTGCCAATCGTATTGATTCTTTTTGCGAAGATTCAAGAGGATTTCTATGGTTTGGCACAAACGACGGCGGTATTTGCCGGTTCGATCCAAAAACAGAACTCTTCCATACCTATACAAAAAGTATCGGTCTCTCCTCTAACCGGATCATCGGTATTACCGATGCGGATGACGGATTTCTATGGATAACAGCACTCAAATATTTAAATTTATTCGATATAGCACATGAAACGGCTCAAGCATATAATATCACCAATATACGCCGATATGGTTATTTCTCATGTGCGCCCATTGCTTTAAAAGACAAGGGATTGTTTTTCTTCGGCACCGATAAGGGTATATTAAAAATATCTCAAGAAAAGCTCTATGCATTCAGACTCCAGTTTGCGCCCATTAAAATACGAGCATTGACTGCAGACGGCCAGTCAATTAACCTTTATACAAGAAAGCAATCAATTACCTTCAGTTACAAAACAAAGGATATTAAAATTTCGTTTGCAGCGCCCTACTTTTCTCAGCATAAAAAGCCAATCGCTGCCTACAAATTGGTAGGCTTTGATAAAGATTGGGTTGTTGCTTCAGATAGGGATTTTGTACGATACACTAACCTTTCCCCCGGTTCGTATACGTTCTTAGTAAAAAATGTAGCAGAGGGACAAGATGCCGTACACGACAGCATTTCGTTCACCATACGGCAGAGTTTTCTTATTTCTCCCGTTATGATTTGGTTTTATATAGTCGTAGTATCTGTGATTGTTTTCCTAGCATATAAGATTCATAAGTTGTATTGGTTGCAGCGATATACCGATCTGCTCGAAGAAAAACAACTAGTGCTCATACAAGATAACTTTACCCTCAAAGAGCTTTCCCTGCTCGATCACTTAACCGGAATAGGCAATCGCCGGTATATCGATATGCTCGGTTTAAAAATATGGCAAATGGCGATAGAGCATAATGTTCCGATAGCGGTTATGATGTTCGATATCGACTTTTTTAAAAATTATAATGATCGCTTCGGCCATCAAGCAGGTGACGAACTGCTGCGTTTGATTGGAGCAGATTTAAAAAAGCGCATTAGAACGGAGACAGACTTGATAGGTCGGTATGGCGGAGAAGAATTCTTGATTGTAATGTATAATTTGCCTCCTGAAAAGGCGATTCATATTGCGGAAGGAATCAGAAAAACAATAGAAACAATGCATGGGCGGTACGCCACAGAAATGGTAGGACAGGCAACTATCAGTATCGGAGTCTTTGCGGGGAAACCTACCGAAAAAGATACTTTTGAACAAATGATCCATAAAGCGGATTGCGCCCTCTATCGCGCAAAACAGACGGGAAGAAATAAAGTTGTATTTTATGATACGACGATGGATCAGATAACAGACTGTAACTGA
- the fusA gene encoding elongation factor G encodes MRNIGIMAHIDAGKTTTTERILFYTGKIHRIGEIDDGAAAMDWMQQEQDRGITIQSAATTTYWRNHQINIIDTPGHVDFTAEVERSLRVLDGAVAVLCAVGWVQPQTETVWRQADHYHVPRICFVNKMDRIGADFFAAMEDVKEKFSCTVMPLEIPIGSAESFEGVIDLITMEEIRWDADTEGEKFTRSPLSDQYRAEAEKYREKMLDVVSAYSDAVTDLILEGEPIPAELIKKEIRAAVLRRDYIPFLCGASRRNIGIQPLIDAIVDYLPAPDEVAPAEGIQVKKGTAVSVPCKSGGVPLGLVFKIQYDREAGALCYVRMYSGKVKSGDQIYNVGKKKRERIGRILRMHSNKSEPMDSVEAGDIAVFVGLKLAQTGDTLGSEGMPILLESMQFPEPVISVAIEPKSLSESDKLKETLAILSREDPTFISREDAETGQLIISGMGELHLDVLTTRMLQDFKVEARIGKPQVTYRESVTQTVEHTERFSKVLAGKEQAAQLTLRVEPLERGSGNSFKNTVKVSTGGTPQAHSLPEDIIEAVEHAIRGAFNSGIQYGYPCVDIGVTLIDAEYDELTATTFAFEAAAAMGFDEACRKAAPELLEPVMNVDILCPKEFVGDAMSQMTQRGGMVLGMDSKPNIDVIHAQAPMAKLFGFSTDLRSVTQGRASFTMSFSHFEIKKGGLGS; translated from the coding sequence ATGCGAAATATCGGCATCATGGCGCATATCGATGCCGGAAAAACAACGACAACCGAACGTATTCTTTTTTATACCGGAAAAATTCACCGTATCGGAGAAATCGATGACGGGGCTGCGGCAATGGACTGGATGCAGCAGGAACAAGACCGAGGTATCACCATTCAAAGTGCCGCAACGACAACCTATTGGCGTAATCACCAAATCAATATTATTGACACTCCGGGGCACGTCGACTTTACTGCTGAGGTGGAGCGCTCCTTGCGCGTACTCGACGGTGCAGTTGCCGTACTCTGCGCGGTAGGGTGGGTACAGCCGCAGACGGAAACGGTGTGGCGGCAGGCGGATCATTACCATGTACCGCGCATCTGCTTTGTAAACAAAATGGATAGAATCGGCGCCGATTTTTTTGCGGCGATGGAGGATGTTAAAGAAAAATTCAGCTGTACGGTGATGCCGCTAGAAATTCCCATCGGCAGCGCGGAAAGTTTTGAAGGAGTTATCGATCTTATAACAATGGAAGAAATCCGCTGGGATGCGGACACCGAAGGCGAAAAATTTACTCGCAGCCCGCTTTCCGACCAATACCGTGCGGAGGCTGAAAAATATCGTGAAAAAATGCTGGATGTTGTTTCCGCCTACTCTGATGCGGTAACGGATTTAATACTTGAGGGAGAACCCATTCCGGCAGAATTGATCAAAAAAGAAATTCGAGCGGCGGTACTCCGGCGTGATTATATTCCATTTTTGTGCGGAGCTTCGCGGCGCAATATCGGTATTCAGCCGCTCATCGACGCAATTGTGGACTATCTGCCCGCACCCGACGAAGTTGCTCCTGCCGAAGGAATACAGGTCAAAAAAGGTACAGCGGTTTCCGTTCCCTGTAAAAGCGGCGGTGTGCCGCTTGGTTTAGTCTTTAAGATTCAATACGATCGAGAGGCCGGTGCGCTCTGCTATGTCCGTATGTATTCGGGAAAGGTAAAATCCGGTGATCAGATATATAATGTCGGCAAGAAAAAACGGGAGCGGATCGGCCGTATCCTGCGGATGCACTCCAATAAATCCGAGCCGATGGATAGCGTGGAAGCAGGAGATATTGCCGTATTTGTCGGGCTCAAATTGGCGCAAACGGGCGATACGCTCGGCAGCGAAGGGATGCCGATACTCCTTGAATCCATGCAGTTTCCCGAACCGGTTATCTCCGTAGCCATCGAACCGAAAAGTCTTTCGGAAAGCGATAAACTCAAAGAAACACTCGCGATTCTATCACGGGAAGATCCCACCTTTATAAGCCGTGAGGATGCGGAGACGGGACAGCTGATTATCTCCGGTATGGGTGAACTGCACTTGGATGTTCTTACAACCCGTATGCTGCAGGACTTTAAGGTGGAAGCCCGTATCGGCAAGCCTCAGGTAACCTACCGCGAATCCGTTACACAAACGGTAGAACACACCGAGCGATTCAGCAAGGTGCTGGCCGGTAAAGAGCAGGCGGCACAGCTCACGCTCCGTGTAGAGCCGCTTGAACGAGGTTCGGGGAATAGCTTTAAGAACACGGTTAAGGTCTCGACGGGCGGCACTCCGCAGGCGCATTCCCTCCCTGAAGATATTATCGAGGCGGTGGAGCACGCGATCCGCGGCGCCTTTAATTCGGGTATTCAATACGGCTATCCGTGCGTAGACATCGGCGTAACGCTCATCGATGCCGAATACGACGAGCTGACTGCGACAACCTTTGCGTTTGAAGCCGCCGCTGCGATGGGCTTTGACGAGGCGTGCCGAAAAGCCGCTCCCGAACTGCTTGAGCCGGTGATGAATGTTGATATTCTCTGTCCTAAGGAATTTGTCGGAGATGCGATGAGTCAGATGACGCAGCGCGGCGGCATGGTACTCGGCATGGATTCGAAGCCGAATATCGATGTCATTCATGCACAAGCGCCGATGGCGAAACTCTTCGGCTTTTCTACCGATTTACGCTCCGTTACGCAGGGACGCGCCTCTTTTACGATGAGCTTTAGTCATTTTGAAATTAAAAAAGGCGGCCTCGGCAGCTAA
- a CDS encoding 6-phosphofructokinase, which translates to MTAHKRLGILTSGGDAPGLNAAIRALARTAMNRYGMEVVGIEQGYRGLIENKYHILTEQDLSGILARGGTILGASREKPFKDRGWRNADGSGAVDCIKKNYKDLRLDCLAVLGGNGSQTTADMLANEGLNIIGIPKTIDNDIVHNDMSFGFHTALDIATDAIDRLHTTAASHNRIMVIEIMGHKAGWLALYAGIAGGSDVIIIPEIPYRIEAIAEHLLERRKKGKHFSVIAVAEGAVSFSEKDMNKKALKEARKSMVGSIGYRVAGEIEAATGADARVTVLGYLQRGGTPSGYDRILATRFGAAAAEFAAEERYGVMTALQQGGITAVPLSKVADKVKKVPEDHPMIRAAWDVGTCFAG; encoded by the coding sequence ATGACTGCACATAAACGCCTCGGCATTTTAACATCGGGGGGCGATGCTCCCGGCTTAAACGCCGCTATCAGAGCTTTAGCTCGGACAGCGATGAACCGTTACGGAATGGAAGTGGTTGGTATTGAGCAAGGGTACCGCGGCCTCATCGAAAATAAGTATCATATATTGACGGAGCAAGATCTTTCCGGCATCCTCGCGCGCGGAGGGACTATTTTGGGGGCTTCCCGTGAAAAACCGTTTAAAGACCGCGGTTGGCGTAATGCGGACGGCAGCGGGGCGGTTGATTGTATTAAAAAAAATTACAAAGACTTACGTTTAGACTGTCTCGCCGTCCTCGGCGGCAATGGCTCGCAGACTACTGCCGATATGCTCGCAAATGAAGGACTGAATATCATCGGTATTCCGAAAACCATCGACAACGATATTGTGCATAATGATATGAGCTTCGGCTTCCACACCGCGCTTGATATTGCAACGGATGCTATTGACCGGCTGCATACGACGGCGGCGAGTCATAACCGTATTATGGTGATAGAAATTATGGGACATAAGGCGGGATGGCTTGCGCTCTACGCGGGTATTGCCGGCGGCAGCGATGTTATTATCATCCCCGAAATCCCCTACCGGATTGAAGCAATAGCCGAGCACTTACTGGAACGCCGTAAAAAAGGAAAACATTTTTCCGTAATTGCTGTTGCCGAAGGTGCCGTATCGTTTAGCGAAAAGGATATGAACAAAAAAGCCTTAAAGGAAGCACGTAAATCTATGGTCGGTTCGATCGGATATCGGGTCGCAGGGGAGATAGAAGCGGCTACCGGTGCCGATGCGCGGGTTACGGTGCTCGGCTATTTGCAGAGGGGCGGTACCCCCTCCGGCTATGACCGTATATTGGCAACGCGCTTCGGCGCTGCTGCTGCCGAGTTCGCCGCAGAGGAACGGTACGGCGTTATGACAGCTCTGCAACAGGGGGGAATCACCGCCGTACCCCTCAGTAAGGTCGCCGATAAGGTCAAGAAAGTACCGGAAGACCACCCGATGATTCGCGCCGCGTGGGATGTCGGCACCTGCTTTGCCGGTTAA
- the hisS gene encoding histidine--tRNA ligase: MSELIQPKVLKGFRDFLPRDEIRRALLIETVTNVFRNAGFVPIDTPALEYSEVLLRKSNGETEKQVFRFNDNGGRDIALRFDLTVPFARFIAEHYSELYFPFKRYHIAKVWRGEKPQAGRYREFIQCDFDSVGSDCAYTDFEILKIMYNALKALGVTNFRIHISHRGIFNRFLDRLELKDKSEDILRIVDKLAKIGKEAVIEQLAEIAGAEKTEKIVQYGSRLSADSDFETILAHIEALAGGAAPDTGRLRDVYQLLCDAGIADSFVLDPSITRGLDYYTGIVYETFLTDLPQLGSVCSGGRYDNLTGLYMKDTVSGVGASIGLDRLLAGLEQLGIGSKEACFIDAIVFYEKGNFIRRNSAAASYLEQCGCRVEVFPEPKKIQQQYGYAEKKGIDWGLFIEPLPEGSDSNSEPDGVSVSLALQNCAEMPVRLKHLPSRTETNLLLKDVPASLKGGKK, from the coding sequence ATGAGTGAATTGATACAACCGAAAGTTCTTAAAGGATTTAGAGATTTTTTACCGCGCGACGAAATACGGCGGGCACTTTTAATCGAAACCGTTACCAATGTATTTAGAAATGCAGGGTTCGTACCCATCGACACCCCTGCTTTGGAATATTCCGAAGTGCTGTTGCGCAAAAGCAACGGGGAAACCGAAAAGCAAGTATTCCGTTTTAACGATAACGGCGGACGCGACATTGCACTCCGTTTTGACCTGACCGTTCCCTTTGCCCGCTTTATTGCGGAGCACTACAGCGAATTATATTTTCCGTTTAAGCGATATCATATTGCAAAAGTCTGGCGCGGCGAAAAACCGCAGGCGGGACGTTACCGCGAGTTTATTCAATGCGATTTTGACAGCGTCGGTTCAGACTGTGCTTATACCGATTTTGAAATCCTGAAAATTATGTATAACGCCCTCAAAGCGCTCGGCGTTACAAACTTCCGTATTCATATTTCGCACCGCGGCATATTCAACCGGTTTTTGGACAGGCTGGAGCTAAAGGATAAAAGCGAAGACATCCTCCGCATTGTCGATAAATTAGCAAAAATCGGCAAAGAAGCAGTAATCGAACAACTCGCGGAAATTGCCGGAGCTGAAAAGACTGAAAAAATCGTGCAATACGGCAGCAGGCTTTCGGCAGACAGCGATTTTGAAACAATCCTCGCGCATATAGAAGCACTTGCGGGAGGCGCTGCCCCCGATACCGGCCGCTTACGGGACGTATATCAGCTCCTATGCGACGCAGGTATCGCGGACAGCTTTGTGCTTGACCCCTCCATTACACGCGGCCTTGACTACTACACCGGCATTGTGTACGAAACCTTTTTAACCGACCTTCCGCAGCTCGGGTCGGTTTGCTCCGGCGGCCGCTACGACAATTTAACGGGACTCTACATGAAAGATACGGTGAGCGGGGTCGGCGCTTCGATCGGACTTGACCGTCTCCTCGCAGGATTGGAGCAGCTCGGCATCGGCTCCAAAGAGGCCTGTTTTATCGATGCAATCGTATTTTACGAAAAAGGCAACTTCATTCGACGAAACAGTGCAGCGGCGAGTTATCTGGAACAATGTGGCTGCCGCGTAGAGGTCTTCCCCGAACCTAAGAAGATACAGCAGCAGTACGGCTATGCCGAAAAGAAAGGCATCGACTGGGGCCTTTTTATCGAGCCGCTGCCGGAAGGTTCCGATAGCAACAGCGAACCGGATGGGGTCTCCGTTTCTCTGGCACTGCAGAACTGTGCCGAAATGCCGGTGCGTCTTAAACACCTGCCGAGCCGTACGGAAACCAATCTGTTATTAAAAGATGTTCCGGCATCTCTAAAAGGTGGTAAAAAATGA